The Tepidibacter aestuarii genome contains a region encoding:
- the flgK gene encoding flagellar hook-associated protein FlgK — MSSFFGLNIAKSGLFAAQKSLNTVGHNIANANTRGYSRQRVELTESNPLSAPNGSGMIGTGVDSKHVTQVRNEFLDVKFRSENTVYGQWDFRNKSLEEIEAIMNEPGDSGIRKVMDEFFSSFEELSKDPSSITTRTVVRERAIAFTNTINQMHSQFENLLQDTDSSIEYTVNQINTYANDIAHLNNQIYQAEMGGSNANDLRDQRNVLLDDLSELVDVEIKEISQGSDNLSKKMIIAINGQPLVSHDKVDPIIIQKQPHKYKDEMGIEFDVRGIAFKSGSPINTDNIQGTLKGQIDMRDNLNDADGAKGIPYYMNKLDEFVNRFAAELDVQHFAGYGLDSAGTGNLFFKDRDISKDTSDTTKFITNGKLGLGEIHDPTKVIKSTPAPTVTSIKSYIDEQKKLGKTESEAIKEWEDTYKGYTLASDDQGNWYEVEKLSAKDLQISSKIDKDVDYIAAAKKHTDTDKGIAGDNSNMNAIWDLRHDDSMFAWGSPDDFVKSLVSNLGVESQEAQRMVGNQAVLVNQIDNTRQSISGVSIDEEMSNMIKFQHAYNASARMITAVDEMIDVIVNRMGKVGM; from the coding sequence ATGTCTAGTTTTTTCGGATTAAATATAGCAAAATCGGGATTGTTTGCAGCTCAAAAATCATTAAATACAGTAGGTCATAATATAGCAAATGCAAATACTCGTGGATATAGTAGACAAAGAGTGGAGTTAACAGAGAGTAATCCTTTAAGTGCTCCAAATGGATCGGGAATGATAGGAACGGGAGTAGACTCAAAACATGTTACTCAAGTAAGAAATGAATTCTTAGATGTGAAATTCAGAAGTGAAAATACAGTATATGGACAATGGGACTTTAGAAATAAATCTCTTGAAGAAATAGAAGCTATAATGAATGAACCAGGGGATAGTGGAATAAGAAAGGTTATGGATGAGTTTTTTAGTTCATTTGAAGAATTATCAAAGGATCCATCATCAATAACAACTAGAACAGTAGTTAGAGAAAGAGCTATAGCATTCACTAATACAATAAATCAAATGCATTCTCAGTTTGAAAATTTGTTACAGGATACAGATTCATCTATAGAATATACAGTAAATCAAATAAATACGTATGCAAATGATATAGCTCACCTTAATAATCAGATATATCAAGCTGAAATGGGAGGCTCTAATGCGAATGACTTAAGAGACCAAAGAAACGTTTTATTAGATGATTTATCAGAGCTTGTAGATGTGGAAATAAAGGAGATTAGTCAAGGAAGTGATAATCTTTCTAAAAAGATGATAATAGCTATAAATGGACAACCATTAGTATCTCACGATAAAGTAGACCCTATAATTATCCAAAAACAACCTCATAAATATAAAGATGAGATGGGAATAGAATTTGATGTTAGAGGTATAGCTTTTAAATCAGGTTCTCCAATAAATACTGATAACATACAAGGTACTTTAAAGGGTCAAATAGATATGAGAGACAACCTAAATGATGCAGACGGAGCTAAAGGAATACCTTATTATATGAACAAATTAGACGAATTTGTAAATAGATTCGCAGCAGAACTTGATGTTCAGCACTTTGCAGGATATGGACTAGATTCAGCAGGAACAGGTAATTTGTTTTTTAAAGATAGAGACATATCAAAAGATACAAGTGATACTACTAAATTCATAACTAATGGAAAGCTTGGTTTAGGTGAAATACACGATCCGACTAAGGTTATAAAATCAACACCTGCACCGACTGTAACATCTATTAAAAGCTATATAGATGAACAGAAAAAACTAGGAAAAACAGAAAGTGAAGCTATAAAAGAGTGGGAAGATACATATAAAGGATATACACTAGCTTCTGATGATCAGGGAAACTGGTATGAAGTAGAGAAATTATCAGCTAAAGACTTACAAATATCATCTAAAATAGACAAAGATGTAGACTATATAGCAGCTGCAAAAAAGCATACTGATACTGATAAAGGTATAGCTGGAGATAATTCAAATATGAATGCTATTTGGGATTTAAGGCATGATGATAGTATGTTTGCATGGGGTTCTCCAGATGATTTTGTTAAATCATTAGTTTCAAACCTAGGAGTAGAATCACAAGAGGCTCAAAGAATGGTTGGTAATCAAGCTGTTCTTGTAAATCAAATAGATAATACAAGACAATCAATATCAGGTGTATCTATAGATGAAGAAATGTCTAATATGATTAAATTCCAACATGCATATAATGCTTCGGCTAGAATGATAACCGCAGTTGATGAAATGATAGATGTTATAGTCAATAGGATGGGAAAAGTAGGTATGTAG
- the flgL gene encoding flagellar hook-associated protein FlgL: MRVTNSMMVNRMMMNMNRNLSKMDKMYEDYATGKKIHRPSDDPVLVARSLKIHTDIAENEQFKKNIDDAYSVLDKTETSLKELNDIFQRVRELTNQASNGTLTQEDTINIKEEVKQIKEQMVKLSNDTYVGRHIFSGYQTDKPYLNENGTNAINLDKEIRSGALNISNTNELEILAGKNEFEINITGLTKSDGTKYTGKYTVALTPQKYDGTTGKTIDDLATDIQTQLNSALDEDGNGIPTDYKKFEVTVENNQIVIKNPEIKDNQKFAIKQSETNTLELKDLGLEKRNICESNENVEYNTGISSSISVNIKGDEVFGPVVDSDGDEIPDKTIMDTMNELISNLEDGDTDNISKKLDEIDAHMNNISKVRAAVGARMNTVETIKDRIEQTEVNFSKLLSQTEDTDMAEVSMKFMTMQSVYQASLNVGAKIVQPTLVDFIR; the protein is encoded by the coding sequence ATGAGAGTAACCAACTCTATGATGGTAAATAGAATGATGATGAATATGAATCGAAATCTAAGTAAAATGGACAAGATGTATGAAGATTATGCTACAGGTAAGAAGATACACAGACCTTCTGATGACCCTGTACTTGTAGCTAGAAGTCTTAAAATACATACTGATATAGCAGAAAATGAACAATTTAAGAAAAATATAGATGATGCTTATTCTGTTTTAGATAAAACAGAAACATCTCTTAAGGAATTAAATGATATTTTTCAAAGAGTAAGGGAACTTACTAACCAAGCATCAAATGGAACACTTACTCAAGAAGATACTATTAATATAAAAGAGGAAGTAAAGCAGATAAAAGAGCAGATGGTGAAATTATCTAATGATACTTACGTAGGAAGACATATATTTTCTGGATATCAAACGGACAAACCTTATTTGAATGAAAATGGAACTAATGCTATTAATTTAGATAAAGAAATTAGAAGTGGTGCTTTAAATATATCAAATACAAATGAACTTGAAATATTAGCTGGTAAGAATGAATTTGAAATTAATATAACAGGACTTACAAAGTCTGATGGCACAAAATATACAGGTAAGTATACAGTTGCATTAACCCCTCAAAAATATGATGGAACTACAGGGAAAACTATTGATGATTTAGCTACAGATATACAGACTCAGCTTAATAGTGCATTAGATGAAGATGGCAATGGTATACCTACAGATTATAAAAAATTTGAAGTTACAGTAGAAAACAATCAAATTGTAATTAAAAATCCTGAAATAAAGGATAACCAAAAATTTGCAATAAAACAAAGTGAAACAAATACACTAGAGCTTAAAGATTTAGGTCTTGAAAAACGAAACATATGTGAAAGTAATGAAAATGTAGAGTATAATACAGGAATATCATCATCAATTTCTGTAAATATAAAAGGAGATGAAGTATTCGGTCCTGTAGTAGACAGCGATGGAGATGAAATTCCTGATAAGACAATCATGGATACGATGAATGAACTTATTTCTAACCTTGAAGATGGAGATACAGATAATATATCAAAAAAATTAGATGAAATAGATGCACATATGAATAATATATCTAAAGTAAGAGCTGCAGTAGGAGCTAGAATGAATACAGTAGAAACAATAAAAGATAGAATAGAACAGACAGAGGTTAACTTTTCAAAGTTACTATCGCAGACAGAGGATACTGATATGGCAGAAGTATCTATGAAGTTTATGACTATGCAAAGTGTATATCAAGCTTCTCTTAATGTAGGGGCAAAAATTGTACAACCTACACTTGTAGATTTTATAAGATAA
- the fliW gene encoding flagellar assembly protein FliW, with amino-acid sequence MKINTENFGEIEINDYEIIQFEDGMPGFEHLTKFIVIKEEELIIDYLQGIEEDITFPIINPFLVNKEYEFKIPDNTIKKLEIEKQEDVEVYTIVVIPENIKEMRTNLQGPIVINNKSKKGKQLILDERYPLRYMIFEKVGE; translated from the coding sequence GTGAAAATCAATACTGAAAATTTTGGTGAAATAGAAATAAATGATTATGAAATAATACAATTTGAAGATGGAATGCCAGGATTTGAACATTTAACTAAATTTATAGTAATAAAAGAAGAAGAACTAATTATAGATTATCTTCAAGGAATAGAAGAAGATATAACTTTTCCTATAATAAATCCATTCTTAGTAAATAAAGAGTATGAGTTTAAGATACCAGACAATACTATAAAAAAACTAGAAATAGAAAAACAAGAAGATGTAGAGGTATATACAATAGTTGTTATACCAGAAAATATAAAAGAAATGAGAACTAATCTTCAAGGACCTATTGTTATAAATAATAAATCTAAAAAAGGAAAACAATTAATATTAGATGAAAGATATCCTTTAAGATATATGATATTTGAAAAGGTAGGTGAGTAG
- the csrA gene encoding carbon storage regulator CsrA: protein MLILGRKLDESIIIDGNIEIKIIGISDGKVKVGIEAPKEVEILRKEVKEAVVNENKEAVGKIDINNLKNLIKK from the coding sequence ATGCTCATACTTGGTAGAAAATTAGATGAAAGTATTATAATTGATGGGAATATAGAAATAAAAATAATTGGAATATCTGATGGTAAAGTAAAAGTTGGAATAGAAGCACCGAAAGAGGTTGAAATTTTAAGAAAAGAAGTTAAAGAAGCAGTAGTTAATGAAAATAAAGAGGCAGTAGGAAAAATAGATATAAATAATTTAAAGAATTTAATAAAAAAATAA
- a CDS encoding flagellin N-terminal helical domain-containing protein, with protein sequence MIINHNMNAMNAHRNMGMANASQAKSIEKLSSGLRINRAGDDAAGLAISEKMRGQIRGLDQASRNAQDGISLIQTAEGALNETQAILQRVRELTVQASNDTNVSEDRAQIAKEVEQLTNEIDRIANTTEFNTKNLLSGGLSGTNLGATLQIGANDGQNISVQIKRMNASALTSTATTGTLASVQTLIKAGAGGNSISNLLTGLDTAISNVSAQRASLGAFQNRLEHTIKNLDNASENLQGAESRIRDVDMAKEMMNMNKLNILNQASQSMLAQANQQPQGVLQLLR encoded by the coding sequence ATGATTATTAACCACAATATGAATGCAATGAATGCTCATAGAAATATGGGAATGGCAAATGCTTCTCAAGCTAAATCTATTGAAAAATTATCTTCAGGTCTTAGAATAAACAGAGCTGGAGATGACGCAGCAGGATTAGCTATTTCTGAAAAAATGAGAGGGCAAATTAGAGGGCTTGATCAAGCTTCTAGAAATGCTCAAGATGGTATTTCTTTGATACAAACTGCTGAAGGAGCACTTAATGAAACACAAGCTATACTTCAAAGAGTTAGAGAACTTACTGTACAAGCATCGAATGATACTAATGTTTCAGAAGATAGAGCTCAAATAGCTAAAGAAGTAGAACAATTAACTAACGAAATAGATAGAATAGCTAATACTACAGAATTTAATACTAAAAACCTTCTAAGCGGAGGGTTATCAGGAACTAATCTAGGAGCTACTTTACAAATAGGAGCTAATGATGGACAAAATATATCAGTTCAAATTAAAAGAATGAATGCTTCTGCTTTAACATCAACAGCTACGACAGGAACACTTGCATCTGTACAAACGCTTATAAAAGCTGGAGCTGGTGGAAACTCAATATCAAACTTATTAACAGGATTAGATACAGCTATCAGCAATGTTTCAGCTCAAAGAGCTTCTTTAGGAGCATTCCAAAACAGATTAGAGCATACTATTAAGAATTTAGATAATGCTTCTGAAAACTTACAAGGTGCAGAATCAAGAATTAGAGATGTAGATATGGCAAAAGAAATGATGAATATGAATAAGCTTAATATATTAAATCAAGCATCTCAATCAATGCTTGCTCAAGCAAATCAACAACCACAAGGTGTACTTCAATTATTAAGATAG